One window of the Allorhizobium ampelinum S4 genome contains the following:
- a CDS encoding TspO/MBR family protein encodes MRNALTNLIFMAAVTGIGTMIGLTNLPGDWYDGLEKPFFNPPGWIFGPVWTVLYVLIGLAGARIWQRTRQSRGASRAMALWFGQMLLNFLWSPAFFGAQSTGLALIVILPMLALILAFVWQVRRLDRVAMLSFIPYAVWVAFATVLNAALFLLN; translated from the coding sequence ATGCGTAACGCTCTCACCAATCTCATCTTCATGGCCGCCGTCACCGGTATCGGCACAATGATCGGGCTGACCAATCTGCCGGGCGACTGGTATGACGGGTTGGAGAAGCCATTCTTCAATCCGCCGGGCTGGATCTTCGGGCCGGTCTGGACCGTGCTTTACGTGCTGATCGGCCTTGCGGGTGCTCGGATCTGGCAGCGGACGCGGCAATCGCGGGGCGCATCGCGCGCCATGGCGCTGTGGTTTGGCCAGATGCTGCTGAATTTCCTGTGGTCTCCGGCGTTCTTCGGTGCACAGAGCACCGGTCTCGCCCTGATCGTCATTCTGCCGATGCTGGCGCTGATCCTTGCCTTTGTCTGGCAGGTCCGGCGCCTGGACCGGGTGGCAATGCTCTCCTTCATCCCCTATGCCGTCTGGGTTGCTTTTGCCACCGTGCTGAACGCGGCGCTTTTCCTGCTGAATTGA
- a CDS encoding TetR/AcrR family transcriptional regulator translates to MRVDIDREAFKMSIVLNSDDSNSPQQGRPRDKNLDDALIRVTLELLSQTGLEGVTMAKVGRLSGIPATSIYRRYPDAKSLIVAAIEDDLAKLQLHLEDHGSLRADLLAFLKTLAEALNPERARMLAGLLLPMHHDPELAALLSRKLEAIRNEGWRGVIDRAVQRGALRAQALDAVPLDDVAQTMIFYQAVVKRMPADEAFLNRLLDTVLMPALQRLGSGEPEANVDDA, encoded by the coding sequence ATGCGTGTCGATATCGACAGGGAAGCTTTTAAGATGAGTATTGTGTTGAACTCTGACGATTCAAATTCACCGCAGCAGGGCCGGCCGCGCGATAAGAACCTTGATGATGCGCTTATTCGCGTCACGCTTGAGCTTCTCAGCCAGACGGGTCTTGAGGGTGTGACCATGGCCAAGGTCGGACGGCTGTCCGGTATTCCCGCGACCAGCATTTACAGACGCTATCCAGATGCAAAGAGCCTGATCGTTGCGGCGATTGAGGATGATCTCGCAAAGCTGCAATTGCACTTGGAAGACCATGGTTCTCTGCGTGCCGACCTGCTCGCGTTTTTGAAAACGCTTGCCGAAGCGCTTAATCCAGAGCGGGCGCGTATGCTCGCCGGCCTGCTATTGCCCATGCACCATGATCCGGAATTAGCAGCTCTGCTTTCCAGGAAACTCGAAGCAATCCGCAACGAAGGATGGCGTGGTGTCATTGATCGGGCTGTGCAAAGGGGAGCATTGCGGGCGCAGGCCCTGGATGCGGTGCCGCTCGACGATGTGGCGCAAACGATGATTTTCTATCAAGCGGTGGTGAAGCGCATGCCGGCTGACGAAGCTTTCCTCAACCGACTGCTGGATACGGTTTTGATGCCTGCGCTACAGCGCCTGGGGAGTGGCGAGCCAGAAGCAAACGTCGACGATGCTTGA
- a CDS encoding lipocalin-like domain-containing protein, translating into MSDLNKDFPLLSQKARRRAVLGGGLALGAFSLTATSGLGAPIATGTARSTSGTPLFVDTVKDLASHPLTVLESWYVNAAFESRGKIVGFEWHQSVTPQGSMTEFLLMNGSDGIWRPQVAAEPASDKVGAATTECHVYSSLGTLKGDRSQFQLKLGSGQNSVDVVLTPQREELYNGTTGLLRFLGSDSYEFAFPNMRAKGSMTIDGDVFPVDAKSVWFDRQWAKSEAADPQEQAKKAEQINQSHWTWLGLTFGASDKCAISFWDVMEPNQRSTFLTYLREDGVQMNVDAQVEYDRIWTSSDTGQRYPAVAHITAPAINLDIVLTAMLERPEFVYQPGQGHSGCQSLCLVKGKIGANIVNKPAILELIGGIDL; encoded by the coding sequence ATGAGCGATTTGAACAAAGATTTCCCCCTTCTGTCGCAAAAGGCCCGCAGACGGGCGGTGCTTGGCGGGGGCTTGGCGCTTGGGGCCTTCAGTCTCACAGCGACCTCTGGCTTGGGCGCACCCATCGCCACCGGCACGGCCCGCTCCACATCCGGCACGCCGCTGTTTGTCGATACGGTCAAGGACCTGGCTTCTCATCCCTTGACCGTTCTGGAATCCTGGTATGTCAATGCGGCCTTCGAAAGTCGGGGCAAGATTGTCGGTTTCGAATGGCATCAAAGCGTCACCCCACAGGGCAGCATGACCGAGTTCCTGCTGATGAACGGATCTGACGGCATCTGGCGACCGCAAGTCGCCGCAGAACCGGCATCGGATAAAGTCGGCGCTGCAACGACGGAATGCCATGTCTATTCAAGCCTCGGCACGCTGAAGGGGGACCGGTCCCAGTTTCAGCTCAAGCTCGGATCGGGACAGAACTCCGTCGACGTGGTGCTGACGCCGCAGCGAGAGGAACTCTATAACGGCACAACCGGCCTTCTCCGCTTTCTCGGCTCTGATTCCTATGAGTTTGCCTTCCCCAACATGCGGGCCAAGGGATCGATGACCATTGATGGCGACGTGTTTCCAGTCGATGCGAAATCGGTGTGGTTTGATCGGCAATGGGCCAAGTCGGAAGCCGCCGACCCGCAAGAGCAGGCGAAAAAGGCTGAACAGATCAATCAATCTCACTGGACGTGGCTGGGACTGACGTTCGGGGCATCAGACAAATGCGCGATTTCATTCTGGGATGTCATGGAACCCAACCAGCGCTCGACCTTCCTGACCTATTTACGCGAGGACGGGGTGCAGATGAATGTCGATGCGCAGGTGGAATACGATCGTATCTGGACAAGCAGCGATACCGGGCAGCGTTATCCTGCTGTTGCGCATATAACCGCGCCAGCAATCAATCTCGACATTGTGCTGACAGCGATGCTTGAGCGACCAGAATTTGTCTATCAACCAGGACAAGGGCATAGCGGATGCCAGTCACTCTGCCTGGTGAAGGGCAAAATCGGCGCGAACATCGTCAACAAGCCGGCTATCCTGGAACTTATTGGCGGTATCGACCTCTGA
- a CDS encoding YbcC family protein — protein sequence MLHSPIPTKADPMIFEAAADRAARAIPPVWPLMSSVAVNPFLGQAGETLAKAGARLARVAGIAITMPRHWYQQKIDTGEISDADLLAALACAPADLRPIDLAALKAAAALNPPRPQALASVADLAARASGVDWPGLLTERLGAWMAGYFDEGQALWAAPRGKSAYGAWRAVATHDLTPEIAGLRGFARHVSEAPETAMAVIARVCTRLDLPVEALETYFHQMLMSLGGWGQYARYKLWQAELAGGSDQTITDLLAIRLIWEEALFLRYGDQIGEAWAHVRVAHAAPVVATPDLMIDAILQDAAERAAQRELARILAGNAPQIHETRPLVQAAFCIDVRSEVFRRALESLNPQIQTLGFAGFFGLAASHRRFASDVAESRFPVLLNPALKSRAGGPYRAEDAEPQRIKARAKRAWGRFKLAAVSSFAFVEATGPIYVGKLLSDALGLPHASAPNDPAPQLDPALDLASRVKAAGAVLRAMSLTTGFARLVLLAGHGANTVNNPHASGLHCGACGGYSGEVNARLLAALLNDPDVRAGLTETGMAIPQDTLFLAALHDTTTDRVTLYADDHPCQTHEADIAQARTWLADAGRLARGERALRLPRAADETSISKRSRDWSETRPEWALAGCKAFIAAPRSRTATKNLEGRAFLHDYDWTQDKSFSTLELILTAPVIVASWISLQYYGSTVAPEAFGGGNKLLHNVTGGIGVVEGNGGLLRAGLPWQSVHDGQNYMHEPLRLSVCLEAPVAAISEVLGRHDGVRALFDNGWLHLFTLNEEGSIAWRYNGGLQWVPIDDTEDAEQRSKLKVAV from the coding sequence ATGTTGCATAGCCCTATCCCGACCAAAGCCGATCCAATGATCTTCGAGGCGGCGGCAGACCGTGCCGCACGGGCCATTCCCCCCGTCTGGCCGCTGATGTCGAGTGTCGCCGTCAATCCTTTTCTGGGGCAAGCGGGTGAAACCCTTGCGAAGGCAGGTGCCCGGCTGGCGCGCGTGGCGGGCATCGCCATCACCATGCCGCGCCACTGGTACCAGCAGAAAATTGACACGGGTGAGATTTCCGATGCGGATCTGCTCGCGGCCTTGGCCTGCGCGCCTGCCGATCTGCGGCCAATCGATCTCGCTGCCCTGAAGGCCGCCGCCGCTCTCAACCCGCCAAGACCACAGGCACTGGCCTCGGTGGCGGATCTGGCGGCGCGGGCCTCCGGGGTGGATTGGCCGGGTCTGCTAACCGAGCGGCTTGGTGCCTGGATGGCGGGCTATTTCGATGAGGGTCAGGCGCTTTGGGCCGCGCCCCGCGGCAAGAGCGCCTACGGTGCCTGGCGGGCCGTGGCAACCCATGACCTGACGCCGGAAATCGCCGGTCTGCGCGGTTTTGCAAGGCATGTCTCGGAGGCACCTGAAACAGCAATGGCGGTTATCGCCCGTGTCTGCACTCGCCTCGACTTGCCTGTCGAGGCGCTGGAGACCTATTTTCACCAGATGCTGATGTCATTGGGTGGCTGGGGGCAATATGCACGCTACAAGCTCTGGCAGGCGGAACTGGCCGGTGGATCCGACCAAACGATCACCGACCTTCTGGCAATCCGGCTGATCTGGGAAGAGGCGCTGTTTCTGCGCTATGGCGACCAAATCGGCGAAGCCTGGGCGCATGTGCGGGTTGCCCATGCGGCACCGGTCGTGGCGACCCCCGACCTGATGATCGACGCCATCCTTCAGGACGCAGCCGAACGTGCGGCACAACGAGAACTGGCACGGATTCTAGCAGGAAACGCCCCGCAGATCCACGAGACCCGGCCTCTGGTTCAGGCCGCCTTCTGCATCGATGTGCGCTCCGAAGTGTTTCGCCGTGCGCTTGAGAGCCTCAATCCACAGATCCAGACGCTCGGCTTTGCAGGCTTTTTCGGTCTGGCCGCGTCGCATCGCCGTTTCGCCTCCGATGTCGCGGAATCGCGGTTTCCAGTTCTGCTCAATCCTGCACTCAAATCCCGCGCTGGCGGGCCTTACAGGGCCGAGGATGCCGAGCCGCAGCGGATCAAGGCCCGGGCAAAGCGGGCCTGGGGCCGGTTCAAGCTGGCGGCTGTCTCTTCCTTCGCTTTCGTCGAGGCGACGGGGCCGATCTATGTCGGCAAGCTGCTGAGTGATGCACTCGGCCTCCCCCACGCTTCAGCCCCGAATGACCCCGCACCACAACTCGATCCGGCGCTCGATCTGGCGAGCCGGGTCAAGGCAGCCGGGGCGGTGCTACGCGCCATGTCGCTGACCACGGGCTTTGCGCGGCTGGTGCTTTTAGCGGGGCATGGCGCCAATACTGTCAACAATCCTCATGCTAGCGGCCTGCATTGCGGTGCCTGCGGCGGTTATTCAGGCGAGGTCAATGCCCGCCTACTGGCGGCCTTGCTGAATGACCCCGACGTCAGGGCCGGACTGACCGAGACCGGCATGGCGATCCCGCAGGATACACTGTTCCTGGCGGCCCTGCATGATACGACCACCGACCGGGTGACGCTCTATGCGGATGATCATCCCTGCCAAACCCATGAGGCCGATATCGCACAGGCCAGAACCTGGCTTGCCGATGCAGGCAGGCTTGCAAGGGGCGAACGCGCGCTTCGTCTGCCGCGCGCGGCAGATGAGACATCCATCTCAAAACGCAGCCGCGACTGGTCAGAGACCCGGCCCGAATGGGCACTGGCTGGCTGCAAGGCCTTTATCGCCGCTCCCAGATCACGCACCGCCACTAAAAACCTCGAAGGACGAGCCTTCCTGCATGATTATGATTGGACACAGGACAAGAGCTTCAGCACGTTGGAGCTGATCCTGACAGCCCCGGTCATCGTTGCAAGCTGGATCAGCCTGCAATATTACGGCTCGACCGTGGCACCTGAGGCTTTCGGTGGTGGCAACAAGCTTCTGCACAATGTCACCGGCGGTATCGGCGTGGTGGAAGGCAATGGCGGGCTTTTGCGGGCCGGTCTTCCCTGGCAATCGGTCCATGACGGGCAGAATTATATGCACGAACCGCTGCGCCTGTCGGTCTGCCTTGAGGCACCCGTCGCGGCAATCAGTGAGGTACTGGGCCGCCATGACGGGGTGCGGGCCCTGTTTGACAATGGCTGGCTACATCTTTTTACCCTCAATGAGGAGGGCAGCATAGCCTGGCGATACAATGGCGGTCTGCAATGGGTGCCGATAGATGACACAGAGGACGCCGAACAGAGGTCAAAGCTCAAGGTTGCCGTGTAA
- a CDS encoding LysR family transcriptional regulator: MRDLNFNHLRYFWAVAHEGSLTRAAQHMNLSQSALSVQIQKLEHQMGHALFERVGKKLVLTEAGQIALDYADTVFKAGDELMSTLSGRPTASRQVLRVGALTTLSRNFQLEFLRPLVGRSDVELIVRSGNMRDLLAQLEAHAVDVVLANSAAPRDARSLLRNHLLNEQPVSLVGRPRPDGQSFKFPDDLRTEPLLLPSLDSDIRVAFDRILEMAGIRPIILAEVDDMAMLRLLAREREGLTLVPPIVVRDELEAGVLIEHCRIPEVIESFYAIIQKRRFPNTMLAELLASGRVL; the protein is encoded by the coding sequence ATGAGAGATCTGAATTTTAATCATCTCCGCTATTTCTGGGCGGTCGCGCATGAAGGCAGCCTGACGCGGGCCGCACAGCATATGAACCTGTCGCAGTCAGCTTTGTCTGTGCAGATCCAGAAGCTCGAACACCAGATGGGTCATGCGCTGTTTGAGCGCGTCGGCAAGAAGCTCGTGCTGACAGAGGCCGGACAGATCGCGCTGGATTATGCCGATACGGTGTTCAAGGCCGGTGACGAATTGATGAGCACGCTCAGTGGCCGCCCGACCGCCAGCCGCCAAGTGCTGCGGGTCGGGGCGCTGACGACTCTGTCGCGCAACTTTCAGCTGGAATTCCTGCGCCCGCTGGTCGGTCGCTCCGACGTGGAACTGATTGTGCGTTCCGGCAATATGCGCGATCTCCTGGCTCAACTCGAAGCCCATGCCGTCGATGTGGTGCTGGCAAACAGCGCTGCCCCGCGTGATGCACGCTCACTGCTGCGCAATCATCTGCTGAACGAGCAGCCGGTCAGCCTGGTTGGACGCCCCCGGCCTGATGGGCAGAGTTTTAAATTTCCCGACGACCTGCGCACCGAGCCGTTGCTACTGCCCAGCCTCGACAGCGATATCCGCGTGGCCTTTGACCGGATTCTCGAAATGGCCGGAATACGACCCATCATTCTCGCCGAGGTCGATGATATGGCGATGCTTCGCCTTCTGGCACGTGAGCGCGAAGGGCTCACGCTGGTGCCGCCGATCGTCGTGCGCGACGAACTGGAGGCGGGAGTGCTCATCGAACACTGCCGCATTCCTGAAGTCATCGAAAGCTTTTATGCAATCATTCAGAAACGACGCTTTCCCAATACGATGCTGGCCGAACTGCTGGCCAGCGGTAGGGTGTTATGA
- the guaA gene encoding glutamine-hydrolyzing GMP synthase, whose protein sequence is MTQTAHPDSVLIIDFGSQVTQLIARRVRETGVYCEIVPFQSSEEGFARLKPKAVILSGSPASALDEGSPRVPQVIFDSGLPIFGICYGQQTICAQLGGKVEAGHHREFGRAFLEIEQDCKLFEGLWSVGSRHQVWMSHGDRVTAIPPGFRVLATSSNAPFAFIADEARKYYAVQFHPEVVHTPDGAKLIQNFVHNIAGITGDWSMSAYRAKAVEQIRAQVGDKRVICALSGGVDSSVAALLIHEAVGDQLTCILVDHGLMRKNEAADVVAMFKEHYNLHLIHVDAIDRFVGELEGVSDPETKRKIIGRLFIETFEEEAKKLGGADFLGQGTLYPDVIESVSFSGGPSVTIKSHHNVGGLPDRMNMKLVEPLRELFKDEVRVLGKELGLPDSFIGRHPFPGPGLAIRCPGGVTREKLDILREADAIYLDEIRKAGLYDAIWQAFAVLLPVQTVGVMGDGRTYEFVCALRAVTSVDGMTADFYHYDMEFLGRAATRIINEVRGINRVVYDVTSKPPGTIEWE, encoded by the coding sequence ATGACCCAGACAGCACATCCCGACAGCGTTCTCATCATCGATTTCGGCAGCCAGGTAACGCAGCTGATTGCGCGGCGCGTTCGTGAAACCGGCGTGTACTGCGAAATCGTCCCTTTCCAGTCATCCGAAGAGGGCTTCGCACGGTTGAAGCCAAAAGCGGTTATACTGTCTGGAAGCCCCGCCTCGGCACTGGATGAAGGCAGCCCCCGCGTTCCCCAGGTGATTTTCGACAGCGGCCTGCCAATCTTTGGCATCTGCTATGGCCAGCAAACCATCTGCGCCCAGCTGGGTGGCAAGGTGGAAGCCGGGCATCACCGCGAATTTGGTCGCGCCTTCCTTGAGATCGAGCAGGATTGCAAGCTATTCGAAGGTCTCTGGTCGGTTGGTTCACGCCATCAGGTCTGGATGTCGCATGGCGACCGCGTCACCGCGATCCCGCCAGGCTTTCGGGTTCTGGCCACCTCCTCCAATGCGCCTTTCGCCTTCATTGCCGATGAGGCCCGCAAATATTACGCCGTGCAGTTCCACCCGGAAGTGGTGCATACGCCTGACGGTGCCAAGCTGATCCAGAATTTCGTCCATAATATCGCTGGCATTACTGGCGACTGGAGCATGTCGGCCTACCGCGCCAAAGCCGTGGAACAGATCCGCGCCCAGGTCGGTGACAAGCGGGTGATCTGCGCCTTGTCCGGCGGCGTCGATAGTTCGGTCGCAGCCCTGCTGATCCATGAGGCGGTCGGCGACCAGCTGACCTGCATCCTGGTTGACCACGGGTTGATGCGTAAGAACGAGGCGGCGGATGTCGTTGCCATGTTCAAGGAACATTACAATCTGCATCTGATCCATGTCGATGCCATCGACCGCTTCGTCGGCGAGCTGGAAGGCGTGTCCGACCCGGAAACCAAGCGCAAGATCATTGGTCGCCTGTTCATCGAAACCTTCGAGGAAGAAGCCAAGAAGCTTGGTGGCGCAGACTTCCTCGGCCAGGGCACGCTCTATCCTGACGTCATCGAAAGCGTCTCCTTCTCCGGCGGCCCGTCTGTCACCATCAAGAGCCACCACAATGTCGGCGGCCTGCCAGACCGCATGAACATGAAGCTGGTGGAACCGCTGCGCGAGCTGTTCAAGGACGAAGTGCGCGTTCTCGGCAAGGAGCTTGGCCTGCCCGACTCATTCATTGGCCGGCACCCCTTCCCCGGCCCCGGCCTTGCCATTCGCTGCCCCGGCGGCGTGACCCGCGAAAAGCTCGATATCCTGCGCGAAGCCGATGCCATCTATCTGGACGAAATCCGCAAGGCCGGTCTTTACGATGCTATCTGGCAGGCCTTCGCCGTGCTGCTGCCGGTCCAGACTGTCGGCGTGATGGGCGATGGCCGTACCTATGAATTCGTCTGCGCACTGCGCGCCGTCACCTCCGTTGATGGCATGACCGCGGATTTCTACCACTATGACATGGAATTCCTCGGCCGTGCCGCTACCCGCATCATCAACGAAGTCCGCGGCATCAACCGGGTCGTCTATGATGTAACATCCAAGCCGCCCGGCACCATCGAGTGGGAATGA
- a CDS encoding proton-conducting transporter membrane subunit: MSIQFLPLLAPLALLASAVISFAQKQQRPRYSPRLAQAAALLALAVALAAVIALILLGPGSSPLIGFATVGLSVRLDAVSATMLVLVTFIGWVVTRYAATYLDGEDRQGAFTGWLCLTLAAVLLLVTAGNLLQLVLAWIATSLFLHKLLLFYTGRVAAQRAARKKFITARLGDAALAAAAALLAMAYGTADIGEILNAARAGYDAGQSGGLIVAAASLLALAAALKSAQFPTHGWLTEVMETPTPVSALLHAGVINAGGFLLIRFADVMLLAPGVLAALVILGGFTALFGSLVMLTQPAVKTSLAWSTVAQMGFMIFECGLGLFAVALLHIVAHSLYKAHSFLASGGAVERVAAIPRPGPVAIPNAGAVGRAFLSALAIYCVVGLCFGLAHKSPQAIALGAILIFGVAYMLAQGFADAAPKALTRRTALYAITTSVGYFALQMAATLMTSGVLPATPAPQPLEWALIALAVVSFGLVAVVQAMFPLWAYHPAAAGLRVHLSNGFYVNAIFDRLVGGWSIRSLS; the protein is encoded by the coding sequence GTGTCCATCCAGTTCCTGCCCTTGCTGGCGCCCCTTGCCCTGCTTGCAAGCGCCGTCATCAGCTTTGCTCAAAAACAGCAAAGGCCCAGATATAGTCCTCGGCTGGCGCAGGCCGCAGCGCTGCTGGCACTTGCAGTCGCGCTGGCCGCAGTTATCGCGCTGATCCTGCTAGGCCCCGGCAGCAGCCCGTTGATCGGGTTTGCCACGGTGGGTCTATCGGTTCGGCTGGATGCCGTCAGCGCTACCATGCTGGTTCTGGTGACATTCATCGGCTGGGTGGTCACACGCTATGCCGCCACCTATCTGGATGGCGAGGACCGGCAGGGAGCGTTTACCGGTTGGCTCTGCCTGACCCTCGCTGCGGTGCTGTTGCTGGTCACGGCAGGCAACCTGCTGCAACTGGTGCTCGCCTGGATCGCTACCAGCCTGTTTCTGCATAAATTGCTGCTGTTTTATACGGGGCGGGTGGCGGCCCAGCGCGCCGCACGCAAGAAATTCATCACCGCCCGCCTCGGCGATGCAGCGCTGGCCGCTGCGGCCGCTTTGCTGGCAATGGCGTATGGAACCGCCGATATCGGTGAAATTCTCAATGCTGCCCGTGCCGGATATGACGCAGGACAGAGCGGAGGCCTTATTGTTGCCGCAGCAAGCCTGCTGGCGCTGGCAGCCGCGCTTAAATCCGCGCAGTTTCCCACCCATGGCTGGCTGACCGAAGTGATGGAAACGCCAACGCCGGTCTCAGCGCTGCTGCATGCGGGGGTGATCAACGCCGGTGGCTTTCTGCTGATCCGTTTTGCCGATGTCATGCTGCTTGCCCCCGGCGTGCTGGCGGCGCTGGTCATACTGGGCGGCTTCACGGCCCTGTTCGGCAGTCTGGTGATGCTGACCCAACCAGCGGTCAAAACCTCGCTCGCCTGGTCTACCGTGGCGCAGATGGGCTTCATGATCTTCGAATGCGGCCTGGGGCTGTTTGCGGTGGCCCTGCTACATATCGTGGCGCATTCACTCTACAAAGCCCATTCCTTCCTCGCCTCCGGTGGTGCGGTAGAACGGGTCGCCGCGATACCCAGGCCCGGCCCGGTGGCCATACCCAATGCGGGCGCAGTCGGGCGAGCCTTTCTGTCGGCCCTTGCCATCTACTGTGTCGTGGGCTTGTGTTTCGGGCTGGCGCATAAATCGCCACAGGCCATTGCGCTCGGTGCCATCCTGATTTTCGGTGTCGCCTATATGCTCGCCCAGGGCTTTGCCGATGCGGCCCCCAAGGCATTGACCCGGCGCACGGCGCTCTATGCCATCACCACTTCGGTCGGCTATTTCGCCCTGCAAATGGCTGCCACCCTGATGACATCAGGGGTCCTGCCCGCCACGCCTGCACCGCAACCGCTGGAATGGGCGCTGATCGCGCTGGCCGTCGTCAGCTTCGGGCTGGTCGCCGTGGTGCAGGCGATGTTCCCGCTCTGGGCCTATCATCCGGCAGCGGCGGGCCTGCGCGTCCATCTTTCCAACGGCTTCTACGTCAATGCCATCTTCGACCGCCTGGTCGGTGGCTGGTCGATCCGCAGCCTGTCTTGA
- a CDS encoding PaaI family thioesterase gives MDADIQQRITASFARQGAMHTIGAELTRISHKMVEIELAFHDKLTQQHGFLHAGVISAALDAACSYAAYTVIAPETSLLTIEFKVNMMSPGRGDRFLFRGEITKPGSTIIVADGRGYAISDGPAKLIASMTSTLMVMRGREDIRE, from the coding sequence ATGGACGCGGATATCCAGCAGCGGATCACGGCAAGCTTTGCACGGCAGGGCGCCATGCACACCATTGGCGCGGAACTGACCCGCATCAGCCATAAAATGGTGGAAATCGAGCTGGCGTTTCACGACAAGCTCACCCAACAACATGGCTTCCTGCATGCAGGCGTAATTTCCGCCGCCCTAGACGCGGCTTGCAGCTACGCCGCCTATACGGTGATCGCGCCGGAAACCTCGCTGCTGACCATCGAATTCAAGGTCAACATGATGTCGCCCGGGCGCGGCGACCGTTTTCTGTTTCGCGGCGAGATCACCAAGCCTGGCTCCACCATTATCGTCGCCGATGGCCGTGGCTATGCCATCTCCGACGGCCCAGCCAAATTGATTGCCTCGATGACCAGCACACTGATGGTGATGCGGGGCCGTGAGGATATCAGAGAATGA
- a CDS encoding 5'-methylthioadenosine/S-adenosylhomocysteine nucleosidase (Enables the cleavage of the glycosidic bond in both 5'-methylthioadenosine and S-adenosylhomocysteine) — protein MTFELKSVCSKSILFVMAVDAEYGPLLRLRIQPLMTGVGPVESAIATTNALRDLQAAGTLPDLVVSLGSAGSARLEQTEVYQVSSVAYRDMDASPLGFEKGCTPFLDLPATVDLPLRIPGVAVASLSTGGNIVSGPVYDSIAADMVDMETYAVLRACQAFNLPLIGLRGISDGKAELKHVGDWTEYLHVVDRNLAQAVDALVKAVEDGTFWF, from the coding sequence ATGACATTTGAACTGAAATCGGTTTGCAGCAAGTCCATTCTGTTCGTCATGGCAGTCGATGCCGAATATGGCCCGCTCCTGCGCCTGCGCATCCAGCCGCTGATGACCGGGGTTGGCCCGGTGGAAAGCGCCATCGCCACCACCAATGCCCTAAGAGACCTCCAGGCAGCAGGGACGCTTCCCGATCTCGTCGTCTCGCTCGGTTCGGCAGGCTCGGCACGGCTGGAACAGACCGAGGTCTACCAGGTCTCCTCGGTCGCCTACCGGGATATGGACGCCTCGCCGCTCGGTTTCGAGAAAGGCTGTACGCCGTTCCTCGATCTGCCTGCTACGGTGGACCTGCCGCTGCGCATTCCCGGCGTTGCCGTGGCCAGCCTGTCGACCGGCGGCAATATCGTCTCAGGCCCGGTCTATGACAGCATCGCCGCCGATATGGTCGACATGGAAACCTATGCGGTGCTGCGCGCCTGTCAGGCCTTCAACCTGCCGCTGATCGGCCTGCGCGGTATTTCCGATGGCAAGGCGGAACTGAAACATGTCGGCGACTGGACGGAGTATCTGCATGTCGTTGACCGCAACCTGGCCCAAGCGGTGGACGCGCTGGTCAAGGCAGTGGAAGACGGCACCTTCTGGTTCTGA